A portion of the Algisphaera agarilytica genome contains these proteins:
- a CDS encoding DUF1961 family protein has product MGRPAVVFDRLHSGFALTRNTLQADRGTAALWVCPLDDITSQAQHPQHREHNPGYDHYIFLSDLEQPIDARPAQFALYLHTWWHPVFMAKWARGDYQSLFWSHDRGAIAIANHMRLHRDRWQHLACSWDRTRGLYKIYVNGVLVGTEDKSYEGVIPNQPAGPVAYGGAPRTAYGEVSFYDDVLADDQVHALAHDGSYPLDPELYRETKKEHAHGEPAEFTPPDLNADGWSSQLELPLTRDEDLLAFYHQGCNNGTSVSENGLRVTTPELGNYYDAPKPPWGDQTRMYLWTRQTFEGDLYVTFEFELHRHGGLALLMTQAAGMHGEDFIHTYHPRVDGSMSMVCWEDVRNYHWEYMREMCDIRNDVATHAMLKNPWYKPMSYLATQDQWELGRTYRLHYLQRGNHILGAIDNVKVIDAVDTSWDNNGPVLRNGAVALRCMMRTDMTFRNLAIYNRSEDA; this is encoded by the coding sequence ATGGGCCGGCCTGCCGTGGTCTTCGACCGCCTGCACAGCGGCTTCGCGCTGACCCGCAACACGCTTCAGGCAGACCGCGGCACCGCGGCGCTCTGGGTCTGCCCGCTCGACGACATCACCTCCCAGGCTCAGCACCCCCAGCACCGCGAGCACAACCCCGGCTACGACCACTACATCTTCCTCAGCGACCTCGAGCAGCCGATCGACGCACGGCCGGCCCAGTTCGCGCTCTACCTGCACACGTGGTGGCACCCCGTGTTCATGGCCAAGTGGGCCCGCGGCGATTACCAAAGCCTGTTCTGGTCGCACGACCGCGGCGCGATCGCCATCGCCAACCACATGCGGCTGCACCGCGACCGCTGGCAGCACCTCGCCTGCTCCTGGGACCGCACCCGCGGGCTCTACAAGATCTACGTCAACGGTGTGCTCGTCGGCACCGAAGACAAATCCTACGAAGGCGTCATCCCCAACCAACCCGCCGGGCCCGTCGCCTACGGCGGGGCGCCCCGAACCGCCTACGGCGAAGTGAGTTTTTACGATGACGTCCTCGCCGACGACCAGGTCCACGCCCTGGCCCACGACGGCTCGTACCCCCTCGATCCCGAGCTGTACCGTGAAACCAAGAAAGAACACGCCCACGGCGAACCGGCCGAGTTCACCCCGCCCGACCTCAACGCCGACGGCTGGTCATCTCAACTCGAACTCCCGCTGACCCGCGACGAAGACCTCCTGGCGTTCTACCACCAGGGCTGCAACAACGGCACTTCGGTTAGCGAAAACGGCCTACGGGTGACCACGCCCGAGTTGGGCAATTACTACGATGCGCCCAAGCCGCCGTGGGGTGATCAGACGCGGATGTACTTGTGGACCCGCCAGACCTTCGAGGGCGACCTCTACGTCACCTTCGAGTTCGAGCTCCACCGCCACGGTGGGCTGGCGCTACTCATGACCCAAGCCGCGGGCATGCACGGGGAAGACTTCATCCACACCTACCACCCCCGGGTCGATGGCTCGATGAGCATGGTCTGCTGGGAAGACGTGCGCAACTACCACTGGGAATACATGCGGGAGATGTGCGACATCCGCAACGACGTCGCCACCCACGCGATGCTCAAGAATCCGTGGTACAAGCCGATGTCGTACCTTGCGACGCAGGACCAGTGGGAGCTCGGCCGGACCTATCGCCTGCACTATCTGCAGCGCGGCAACCACATCCTCGGGGCGATCGACAACGTCAAAGTCATCGACGCGGTCGACACCTCCTGGGACAACAACGGCCCGGTGCTACGCAACGGCGCGGTTGCGCTGCGCTGCATGATGCGGACCGACATGACCTTCCGAAACCTGGCGATCTACAACCGGAGCGAAGATGCCTGA